One Babylonia areolata isolate BAREFJ2019XMU chromosome 27, ASM4173473v1, whole genome shotgun sequence DNA window includes the following coding sequences:
- the LOC143301008 gene encoding protein kish-A, with translation MSALFNFQSLLTVVLLLICTCAYLRSIAPSLLDRNKTGVMGTFWKCARIGERKSPWVAACCVAMAISILFWS, from the exons atg TCAGCCTTATTCAATTTCCAAAGCTTGCTGacggtggtgttgctgttgatctGTACCTGCGCCTACCTCCGCTCCATTGCCCCTTCCTTGCTGGACCGCAACAAAACAGG GGTGATGGGTACATTTTGGAAGTGTGCAAGAATAG GAGAACGAAAGAGCCCTTGGGTGGCAGCGTGTTGTGTAGCCATGGCAATCAGCATTCTCTTCTGGTCCTGA